From a single Carassius gibelio isolate Cgi1373 ecotype wild population from Czech Republic chromosome A18, carGib1.2-hapl.c, whole genome shotgun sequence genomic region:
- the LOC127934474 gene encoding UDP-glucuronosyltransferase 2B31-like isoform X2 has product MHAVPLYQGKMTPFSKNKVSASLWITIVICFVSLCDGGKVLVVPLEGSHWVNMEVLVKALHGRGHNVDVIRTYNSWFVKENSTYYSSITIPNTKGMDEEFVGDMLNKVIDYERGKSNWLSAVWLYLDTIHVIYKSNEMMCQLLTNIFESEEILKTLKEKQYDLVLTDPVWGAGILLAHKLKLPMVYNVRWSATGEGHSDIAPSPLSYIPITGSRNTDKMNFFQRVKNVYFYFLMHILYTHFNMPQYQALCDKYFDPPVSFYELLQGADIWLMRVDFVFEFPRPTMPNIIYVGGFHCKPAKTLPRDLEVFMQSSGEHGVIIMSLGSFISVLPDDLTAEIAAAFATLPQKVIWRYTGKRPSTLGNNTLLVDWMPQNDLLGHPKTKVFIAHGGTNGLQEALYHGIPVIGIPLFFDQYDNLVRLQVRGGAKIVTLTTLDKYTLHTAIQEVISEPSYRLSMQRLSHLHRDTPVKPLDSALFWIEFVMRHKGAAHLRSESYKLPWYSYYSVDVAVTLLAVVLVITLSIFFTVKYLCVKCCSRKRKTE; this is encoded by the exons ATGCATGCTGTACCCCTCTACCAAG GCAAGATGACACCATTTTCTAAGAACAAGGTTTCTGCTTCGCTCTGGATAACGATTGTAATCTGTTTCGTTTCTCTCTGTGATGGTGGCAAAGTCTTGGTGGTACCTTTGGAGGGAAGTCACTGGGTGAACATGGAAGTCCTCGTCAAAGCGCTACATGGTCGAGGACACAACGTTGATGTAATACGCACCTACAACAGCTGGTTTGTAAAGGAGAACTCAACTTATTACAGCTCTATAACCATACCTAACACCAAAGGAATGGATGAAGAATTTGTAGGAGACATGCTTAACAAAGTAATCGACTATGAAAGAGGAAAGAGCAACTGGCTGAGTGCTGTATGGCTGTACTTGGATACGATTCATGTCATTTATAAATCAAATGAAATGATGTGTCAACTTTTAACAAACATATTTGAAAGTGAGGAAATTCTGAAGACACTGAAGGAAAAGCAATACGATCTGGTGCTCACTGATCCTGTATGGGGAGCAGGCATTCTCTTGGCTCATAAACTTAAGTTACCCATGGTATACAATGTGAGATGGAGTGCTACTGGAGAGGGACACTCTGACATTGCTCCCTCACCGCTGTCTTACATCCCTATCACAGGATCTAGAAACACAGACAAAATGAACTTTTTTCAAAGAgtaaaaaatgtgtatttctatTTTCTGATGCACATTCTTTACACCCATTTTAATATGCCACAGTACCAAGCACTTTGTGACAAATATTTTGATCCAC CTGTAAGTTTTTATGAACTTCTCCAGGGGGCTGATATATGGCTTATGAGggttgattttgtttttgagtttcCACGTCCAACAATGCCAAATATCATCTATGTTGGCGGTTTCCACTGCAAACCAGCAAAGACCCTTCCACGTGACCTGGAAGTCTTCATGCAAAGTTCTGGAGAGCATGGAGTCATTATCATGTCTTTAGGGTCATTTATCAGTGTCTTACCAGATGATTTAACAGCTGAAATAGCGGCTGCTTTTGCTACGCTTCCTCAAAAGGTAATTTGGAGATACACTGGAAAAAGACCATCTACTTTGGGCAACAACACATTGCTAGTTGACTGGATGCCACAGAATGATCTGCTAGGGCATCCAAAGACTAAAGTTTTTATTGCACATGGTGGAACTAATGGGCTTCAAGAAGCTTTGTACCATGGCATTCCAGTGATTGGAATTCCTCTGTTTTTTGACCAGTACGACAATCTTGTTAGATTGCAAGTTAGGGGAGGAGCCAAGATAGTTACCTTAACAACTTTAGATAAATACACACTGCACACGGCCATACAAGAAGTAATCAGTGAGCCATCTTACAGACTGAGTATGCAGAGGCTCTCTCATCTGCACAGAGACACACCAGTTAAACCATTGGACAGCGCTCTCTTCTGGATTGAGTTTGTAATGAGACATAAAGGAGCTGCTCACCTTCGTTCAGAATCTTATAAACTGCCTTGGTACTCCTATTACTCAGTAGATGTTGCAGTTACATTGTTGGCAGTTGTTTTGGTAATCACTCTCTCcatattttttacagttaaatatcTTTGTGTCAAG
- the LOC127934474 gene encoding UDP-glucuronosyltransferase 2A2-like isoform X1 produces the protein MHAVPLYQGKMTPFSKNKVSASLWITIVICFVSLCDGGKVLVVPLEGSHWVNMEVLVKALHGRGHNVDVIRTYNSWFVKENSTYYSSITIPNTKGMDEEFVGDMLNKVIDYERGKSNWLSAVWLYLDTIHVIYKSNEMMCQLLTNIFESEEILKTLKEKQYDLVLTDPVWGAGILLAHKLKLPMVYNVRWSATGEGHSDIAPSPLSYIPITGSRNTDKMNFFQRVKNVYFYFLMHILYTHFNMPQYQALCDKYFDPPVSFYELLQGADIWLMRVNFVFDFPRPTMPNIIYVGGFHCKPAKTLPHDLEVFMQSSGEHGVIIMSLGSFVSVLPDDLTAEIAAAFATLPQKVIWRYTGKRPSTLGNNTLLVDWMPQNDLLGHPKTKVFIAHGGTNGLQEALYHGIPVIGIPLFFDQYDNLVRLQVRGGAKIVTLTTLDKYTLHTAIQEVISEPSYRLSMQRLSHLHRDTPVKPLDSALFWIEFVMRHKGAAHLRSVSYKLPWYSYYSVDVAVTLFAVVLIITLSIFLAVRYLCVKCCSIKRKTE, from the exons ATGCATGCTGTACCCCTCTACCAAG GCAAGATGACACCATTTTCTAAGAACAAGGTTTCTGCTTCGCTCTGGATAACGATTGTAATCTGTTTCGTTTCTCTCTGTGATGGTGGCAAAGTCTTGGTGGTACCTTTGGAGGGAAGTCACTGGGTGAACATGGAAGTCCTCGTCAAAGCGCTACATGGTCGAGGACACAACGTTGATGTAATACGCACCTACAACAGCTGGTTTGTAAAGGAGAACTCAACTTATTACAGCTCTATAACCATACCTAACACCAAAGGAATGGATGAAGAATTTGTAGGAGACATGCTTAACAAAGTAATCGACTATGAAAGAGGAAAGAGCAACTGGCTGAGTGCTGTATGGCTGTACTTGGATACGATTCATGTCATTTATAAATCAAATGAAATGATGTGTCAACTTTTAACAAACATATTTGAAAGTGAGGAAATTCTGAAGACACTGAAGGAAAAGCAATACGATCTGGTGCTCACTGATCCTGTATGGGGAGCAGGCATTCTCTTGGCTCATAAACTTAAGTTACCCATGGTATACAATGTGAGATGGAGTGCTACTGGAGAGGGACACTCTGACATTGCTCCCTCACCGCTGTCTTACATCCCTATCACAGGATCTAGAAACACAGACAAAATGAACTTTTTTCAAAGAgtaaaaaatgtgtatttctatTTTCTGATGCACATTCTTTACACCCATTTTAATATGCCACAGTACCAAGCACTTTGTGACAAATATTTTGATCCACCTGTAAGTTTTTATGAACTTCTCCAAGGGGCTGATATATGGCTTATGAgggttaattttgtttttgattttccaCGTCCAACAATGCCAAATATCATCTACGTTGGCGGTTTCCACTGCAAACCAGCAAAGACCCTTCCACATGACCTGGAAGTCTTCATGCAAAGTTCTGGAGAGCATGGAGTCATTATCATGTCTTTAGGGTCATTTGTCAGTGTCTTACCAGATGATTTAACAGCTGAAATAGCGGCTGCTTTTGCTACGCTTCCTCAAAAGGTGATTTGGAGATACACTGGAAAAAGACCATCTACTTTGGGCAACAACACATTGCTAGTTGACTGGATGCCACAGAATGATCTTCTAGGGCATCCAAAGACTAAAGTTTTTATTGCACATGGTGGAACTAATGGTCTTCAAGAAGCTTTGTACCATGGCATTCCAGTGATTGGAATTCCTCTGTTTTTTGACCAGTACGACAATCTTGTTAGATTGCAAGTTAGGGGAGGAGCCAAGATAGTTACCTTAACAACTTTAGATAAATACACACTGCACACGGCCATACAAGAAGTAATCAGTGAGCCATCTTACAGACTGAGTATGCAGAGGCTCTCTCATCTGCACAGAGACACACCAGTTAAACCATTGGACAGCGCTCTCTTCTGGATTGAGTTTGTAATGAGACATAAAGGTGCCGCTCACCTTCGTTCAGTATCCTATAAACTGCCTTGGTACTCCTATTACTCAGTAGATGTTGCAGTTACATTGTTTGCTGTTGTTCTGATAATCACTCTCTCCATATTTTTAGCAGTTAGATATCTGTGTGTCAAGTGCTGCAGCATAAAAAGGAAAACCGAGTGA
- the LOC127934474 gene encoding UDP-glucuronosyltransferase 2B31-like isoform X3 has translation MHAVPLYQGKMTPFSKNKVSASLWITIVICFVSLCDGGKVLVVPLEGSHWVNMEVLVKALHGRGHNVDVIRTYNSWFVKENSTYYSSITIPNTKGMDEEFVGDMLNKVIDYERGKSNWLSAVWLYLDTIHVIYKSNEMMCQLLTNIFESEEILKTLKEKQYDLVLTDPVWGAGILLAHKLKLPMVYNVRWSATGEGHSDIAPSPLSYIPITGSRNTDKMNFFQRVKNVYFYFLMHILYTHFNMPQYQALCDKYFDPPVSFYELLQGADIWLMRVNFVFDFPRPTMPNIIYVGGFHCKPAKTLPHDLEVFMQSSGEHGVIIMSLGSFISVLPDDLTAEIAAAFATLPQKVIWRYTGKRPSTLGNNTLLVDWMPQNDLLGHPKTKVFIAHGGTNGLQEALYHGIPVIGIPLFFDQYDNLVRLQVRGGAKIVTLTTLDKYTLHTAIQEVISEPSYRLSMQRLSHLHRDTPVKPLDSALFWIEFVMRHKGAAHLRSESYKLPWYSYYSVDVAVTLLAVVLVITLSIFFTVKYLCVKCCSRKRKTE, from the exons ATGCATGCTGTACCCCTCTACCAAG GCAAGATGACACCATTTTCTAAGAACAAGGTTTCTGCTTCGCTCTGGATAACGATTGTAATCTGTTTCGTTTCTCTCTGTGATGGTGGCAAAGTCTTGGTGGTACCTTTGGAGGGAAGTCACTGGGTGAACATGGAAGTCCTCGTCAAAGCGCTACATGGTCGAGGACACAACGTTGATGTAATACGCACCTACAACAGCTGGTTTGTAAAGGAGAACTCAACTTATTACAGCTCTATAACCATACCTAACACCAAAGGAATGGATGAAGAATTTGTAGGAGACATGCTTAACAAAGTAATCGACTATGAAAGAGGAAAGAGCAACTGGCTGAGTGCTGTATGGCTGTACTTGGATACGATTCATGTCATTTATAAATCAAATGAAATGATGTGTCAACTTTTAACAAACATATTTGAAAGTGAGGAAATTCTGAAGACACTGAAGGAAAAGCAATACGATCTGGTGCTCACTGATCCTGTATGGGGAGCAGGCATTCTCTTGGCTCATAAACTTAAGTTACCCATGGTATACAATGTGAGATGGAGTGCTACTGGAGAGGGACACTCTGACATTGCTCCCTCACCGCTGTCTTACATCCCTATCACAGGATCTAGAAACACAGACAAAATGAACTTTTTTCAAAGAgtaaaaaatgtgtatttctatTTTCTGATGCACATTCTTTACACCCATTTTAATATGCCACAGTACCAAGCACTTTGTGACAAATATTTTGATCCACCTGTAAGTTTTTATGAACTTCTCCAAGGGGCTGATATATGGCTTATGAgggttaattttgtttttgattttccaCGTCCAACAATGCCAAATATCATCTACGTTGGCGGTTTCCACTGCAAACCAGCAAAGACCCTTCCACATGAC CTGGAAGTCTTCATGCAAAGTTCTGGAGAGCATGGAGTCATTATCATGTCTTTAGGGTCATTTATCAGTGTCTTACCAGATGATTTAACAGCTGAAATAGCGGCTGCTTTTGCTACGCTTCCTCAAAAGGTAATTTGGAGATACACTGGAAAAAGACCATCTACTTTGGGCAACAACACATTGCTAGTTGACTGGATGCCACAGAATGATCTGCTAGGGCATCCAAAGACTAAAGTTTTTATTGCACATGGTGGAACTAATGGGCTTCAAGAAGCTTTGTACCATGGCATTCCAGTGATTGGAATTCCTCTGTTTTTTGACCAGTACGACAATCTTGTTAGATTGCAAGTTAGGGGAGGAGCCAAGATAGTTACCTTAACAACTTTAGATAAATACACACTGCACACGGCCATACAAGAAGTAATCAGTGAGCCATCTTACAGACTGAGTATGCAGAGGCTCTCTCATCTGCACAGAGACACACCAGTTAAACCATTGGACAGCGCTCTCTTCTGGATTGAGTTTGTAATGAGACATAAAGGAGCTGCTCACCTTCGTTCAGAATCTTATAAACTGCCTTGGTACTCCTATTACTCAGTAGATGTTGCAGTTACATTGTTGGCAGTTGTTTTGGTAATCACTCTCTCcatattttttacagttaaatatcTTTGTGTCAAG